The genomic interval CCGGAACAAGAACGACTTCCGCCGCCAGAAGGGCCGACTCATCGGCGAGGGCGGCCGGACCCGTGAACTCATGCAGGAACTGTCGGGTGCCGCGGTCGTCATCTACGGGTCGACGCTGGGGATCATCGGAGGTCCCGAACAGGTCGACGCGGTGCGGGAAGCCGCCGAGATGCTGCTCGACGGCGCCCCCCACGGCTCTGTGTACTCGTTCCTCGAACGCAAGCACAACGAGATGAAACACAAGGGCCTGGAGTACCACCAGTTCACGGGCTGAGTCATTCGGCCCCGAACACCTGTACCGATCCGCCGGTCGCGTAGAGTCGTCCGCCAGACAGCGCCAGCTCCGGTGGAATCCGCCGTTGCTCGGTCGTCCACAGCTCGCTCCCGTCGGCTGCCGACCGCGCGCTGAGACGGCCCTGGAGGTTCACGTAGACTGTCGACCCTGCTGCGACCGGTGCGGAGGCGAGCGAGTCGGGCGACCACGTCCATCTGGTGCTCCCGTCAGCCATATCCAGACCGACGAAGGTCACGTCGTCACGTTCGATGCCCGCGGCAGTGATCAGGGTCGATCCCGCGATAGCGGGCCAGTACGGGAGCGCGTTCCGCCCCTCGGGCAACTCGACGATCGCCGTCGCCCACCGCTGTTCCCCGGTGTCGAGCTGGATCGCGTGGAGGCGCCCGTCACTGGCCGCGACGTACGCCGACCGGGCGACGATCACGACCCGGCGGAGGACCCGCGCGACGGAGGAAAACCGGAACCGACGGTCGCCAGTCGCGCGGTCGAGGCCGACGAGTGCCCCCTCTGCGGTCGGGACGGCGACGGTCTCACCGGAGACCGCGGGTGTACCGGTAGACCGCTCGAATCGCCGCCGCCACCGGACCGACCCGGAGTCGAGTTCGAGCGCCGCGAGCGTGTCCCGGCCGGCGTAGACGGTCCCGTCGGCGATCGTCGGGGAGGACGCGACGCGCTCGCCGACCGACCACGACCACTGGTCGGCCCCCGTCTCGGCGTCGAGGGCCCGGACACCCGCGTTGCCGGCGCCGACGACGACGGTGCCGTCCGCGACTGCAGGCGCCTCGAAGATCGTCCCCGTCCCCGGCGTGTGCCAGCGCTGGCGCCCCGTCGCCGCGTCGAAGGCACGGACGCCGCCGCTGTCGTCGGCAGCGTAGACGGTCCCGCCGACGACCGCGACGCTTCCGAGTTCGGCCTCCTCGGCACTGATCCGTCCGACCGCCGTCGGTTTCGACTGCGGCCCGGCCGCCTCGGGAACGCTGGCGCTGTTTCGGGGGCCGCGCCGATGGCCCGGCCAGTCGGCTCCGCTCCGACTGGTCGGCGGCGTGGGATTCGCCGTTGCCGTCGCCGGCTCGCGTGTCGTCGCTTCGGCGTCGTCCGTGTCCCTCACGGTTCCTTCACCGGGCGACTGCAGCTCCAGACAACCGCCCACCGAGCCGGCGATCCCGGTCGAGAGCGCCGTAAGGAATCGCCGCCTACCGGAGTCGCCTGTCATGCCGGCGGCTCCTCCGTCTGGACCGCGACCAACTGCCCGCGGACGGTGTAGAGGAGCGTCCCGCCGGCGACGACGGACTGGTGTGCGCTCTGGCCGGGGCCGACCGTTCCCCGGACGGTTCCGTCGGCGAGATCGATCCGGTAGTTGCCGACGTACACCGCCTCGGGGGTCACAGTGGGATGGCCGCGGACGAGTCGCCTGGTGCCGAGCGAGGTGCTCCAGCGGACCGTCCCGTCCGACGGCGTGAGGAGCCGAACCGTCCCACTCTCGTCGGCGACGACCACGCCGGCCGGTGACCGGGCCGGGCCGACCGGGATCTCCGTCCCAATCGACCGGGACCACTGCGTGGCTCCGTCGTCGCGGTCGAACGCCAGCACGTTGCCGTCCCCGGTGGTCACGTAGACCCGGCCGCCGTCGACCGTCGCCGTCCGGTAGCGACCGCCGTTGCCGGTGCTGGTCCACTGTTCCTGCCCGGTCGCGGCGTCGAGCGCGTACATCGTGTCGCCGGAGCCGACGTAGACGGTCCCGTCGGCGACCGCCGGCGTCGCGGCCATCTGTGTCCCGGTGTCGGTGCGCCACTGGCGGCGGCCCGTCGCCAGGTCGACCGCGATGACGGCCCCCTCGGTGTAGCCGTACTCGACGACCGCGTAGACGGTGTCGTCGACGATGGTCACCGGAACGTTCGGCGGATAGCCGATCTCGTGGGCCCACTGCTCGCTCCCGTCGCGCACCGAGACAGCGTGGATCTTTCCGCCGACCGATCCGAACACGGCGGTCCCGTCGGCGACTGCCGGCGTCGCGTACACGTCGTCACCGACCGAGGCCCGCCACCGTTCGCTCCCGTCCCGTCCGTCGAACGCGAGCAGCGCGCCCCCGTAGACACCCATGAGAACGGTGTTGTCGACCACGGCGGGACCGGCCCCGGGGAAGATGTTCGCGTCGATGTCGGCTCGCCACTTCGTCTCGGCGTCGACGCCCGGCCCGGTCGCGTCGGCCGCGTAGGCGGTGTTCTGTGCGTCGTAGTAGGCGGTCGACCACTCGCCGGCGATCGCCCGGTTCGGCTCGGGCGTCTCGAACGCGGTCCGCGTCTCGGTCGGGGTCTCCGGAACCGCCGTCTCGGACCGCGCTCCCGGGGTCGGTGTCGCGGCCGCCGTCTCCGGGCGGCCCGTCGGCGTCGCGGTCGTTCCCTGAATATCGCTCCGCAGACACCCGCCGATCCCGGCCGTCCCCAGCGTGGTCGCGACCGAAGCCAGGAGTCGCCGCCGGGACACGCGCCGTGGCTCGTCGCTCCCCTCACTACTCGAACCCATGCCCCGAACAGTCGGGCGCGGTCACTTGACCGTTGGGACTGGTCGGGGCGTCGGGTCCATAGGCCGTGACGGCTCGTGTGGTCGCCGCTCGGAACTGTCAGGATCGTGTGAGATATGTGTTTCTCGTACTCAGCTACGAGAAACTGGCTTCTCAGACCGCTTTTTGCCCTCCCTGCCCCAGATGGCTGCATGGACGGACCGACGACACACGTCGACAGGCGGACGCTGCTGCGTTCGCTGTCGGCGGGTGGCGCCGCCACGCTCGCTGGCTGTACGGACCCCCTGACCACGGACGGCGGGAGCGAGACGCCGCGGATCGAGATCGAGTCGGGGCGCCGCCGGGACGCGCGCCTGGTTCCCACGCTCGTCGGATTCGTCCCCGAAACTGACGTGACGGTGACCGCACGAGCGACCGACGCCGAGGACCGCACCTGGCGGAGCCGCGCGGTCGTGACGACGGACCGTCAGGGCACCGCGTCGCTGGCCTCGACGGCGCCCGCCGCGGGCAGCTACGCCGGCGCGCGGTCGATGGGGCTGGTCTGGTCGATGGGACTGACGTACCGCCGCCCGCCGACGTACTTCGTCCAGGACGGCCCCGAACAGACGGTCACCCTGTCCGCACGCGTCGGCGACGAGGTCGTCGCCGAGCGGACGGTGACGCGCGTGTTCGCCCCCGACGGCGTCACACACGAGCGCGTCCGCGACGAGGACCGCGGGCTCGTCGGCCACTACTTCGAACCCCCTGGCGAGGGTCCCCACCCCGGTGTCGTGGCGCTCCACGGCAACGGCAACTCCCCGCTGACGAACTTCGGCCGGATGCTCGCCGCCCGGGGGTTCGCCGTCCTCGCGCCCAGGTGGTTCGGCGAGGAGGAACCCATCCCGGACCAGTTGGTCGAGATTCCGCTCTCGTCGGCCCGCGCCATGGCGACCTGGCTCCAGTCCCGCGAGGCCGTCACCGACCGGATCGGCGTCCTCGGCCACTCCAAGGGCGCTGAGTTCGCGCTCATGGCCGCTTCCCGGTACGATGTCTTCGACGGCGTGGTCGCTATCGCGCCAAACGCCTTCGCGTTCATGGCCCCGGGCATGGTTTCGGCGGGTCCGTCCTGGGCCGTCGACGGCGAGCCGGTCCCGACCTTATCGCGCTCGGGCAACAGCGAGATCCGCCGGAAGGAGGGGCGTCTCGTGATCGCCGACCAGATCCGAGCGGACCTCTCCGCGGCCGACCAGGCACAGCTCGACCGGGCGGCGATCCCGGTCGAACAGATCACCGGCGACGTGTTGCTCGTCGGCGGACTGGACGACACCATCTGGCCGATGGAGGAGATGATCCCGCGCCTGACCGCGCGGCTCGACACCGAGTCGTTCCAGCACCGCGTCGCGTCGCTGGTCTACGACGAGGCCGGCCACGTCATTACCGTCCCGCACAAGCCGACGACCTACCACCACCTCGGCGGCCAGCTCTATCTGGGCGGCCAGCCCGAGCCCGCCGCGGCGGCCGAAGCCGACGCCTGGCCGCGGATTGTCCGGTGGTTCCGCGACGCGCTCTCGGGCTCGGCTCAGTGACCCGGAAACAGTTATCGGGGAGCCGCGCCAACCGTGCTGTCATGGACGGCGAACGCGAGGACGGCGAGGGCCGACCCGCCGTCGCCGCGGCCACCTTCTCGCTGCTGGCAAACGAGCACCGAATGGCGATCATGCGGGCGCTCGCTGCTCCGGGTGAGGACGGTCACGACCCGGCAGGGCTGACCGACCGCCAGGTGTATACCGCGGACGCCGTCGGCCCGCCGACGAAGAGCTACTCGGAGCTGAAAGCCGCGACCGACATCCGCGACAACGGCCAGTTCAACTACCACCTCAACGAGCTGCTCGGGACGTTCGTCCGGAAGGCCGACGACCGGTACCGGCTGACATGGCTGGGACTGCTCGCGGACCACATGGCCTCGACCAAGCTCGAAACCGACGGAGTCGGCCGGGCGTTCGACGCGGACGCGGACTGTCTGGCCTGCGGGGCGACGCTCCGGGCGGTCTACACCGACGAACAGTTCTTCGAACTGAGTTGTCCCGACTGCGGTATCGGCTACGAGCAGATGCACGTCGCCGCTCGCGGGGTCGAGAGCCACACCGACGCCGGCCTCCTGCGAGCGGTCGCCAGCCGTGCCCACCACGAACGGGGCATCTTCGCGACCGGCGTCTGTCCCCGCTGTTCCGGCTCGGTCGAGCGCCGCGTCGTCCTCCCGCCCGACGCCGACCGCGCCCGGACGGTGCCACAGCCGCTCGTCTACTGCCGGTGTACGGCCTGTCACGCGCCCGACTTCCCGACAGTCGGTAGCCTCCTGCTGGCACACCCCGCGGTCGTGGGGTTTTACCACGACCACGGCGTCGACCTCCGACGGACCCGGCCGTGGACGCTCCCGTTCGCCGCCAGCGACGCGGCCGTCACCGTCGAGTCGTCCGACCCGACCCGTCTCTCGGTCCGTGCCCGGCGTGACGGCGAGACGCTGGTCGTCGCCGTCGACGAGACGGGGGCGGTCCGAGGGGTCGAACGTGACCGCCAGTGACACTCCGCCCCATCCAGCCGGCCGACGGGCGTAACATATAATCCGACAGCCGGTCAAGGCACTCAAAGAACATCGTGGGAAAGGATAGCACCGGTTCGGGCGGAACGGACACCGACAGTGACACCGGCCGGACCGTCGCCGAAGTCGTCGACAAGCTCGAACAGATCCGCACGGACGCAGACTCCGACTCGGTCACCGACGGGGTCCTGCTGGACCAGCTCGAAGAAGTCGAACAGCGCCTGCTGTCCTTCGGCGAGGCCCTGGGCGGTCCCGCCGAAGACGTGACGGACCTCCCCTTTACCGAGGAGGCCGGGCTGGACCACATGCCGGAACCGCTGTACGTCCGCCACGACACGGAGATGCTGAACCAGGTCACGTCCTGGCTCCTTCAGGACCAGCACATCGGCCTCGTGAGCCCCTACGGCTCCGGGAAGTCCGCGTTCCGCGAGATCGTCCTCCGGGATCTCGGGAAACACGACCGCTTCGTCGTCACCCACCTGGACAACCCCGGCGAGACGACCGCCCGCAAGCTCTACCAGACGATCCTCACCGCCGGCTACTCCGCGGGCTACTCGGTCGATTTCGGCCGGTACTCGCAGGTCCGCAACGGCATCCCGTGGGCGACCGCGGACGCCAAGCAGGCCGTCCGCGAGGTCGTCCGGCGGGTACGCGAGGACGACCGAACGCTGTTGCTCGTGGTCGACGAGATCGAAGTGCTCGACGCCGACCTGCTCTCGCCCCTGCAAGTCGCCGGTGACGCCGGCGTCCGCCTGTTCCTCTCGGGGACGCCCGAGGGCAAGCGCCGCGTCGCCGAGATCCGCGGAACGTTGGACTCCCGACTGCGCTACTACGAGGGGATCGACCCGTTCTCGCCGAGCGACATCGCCGAGTACATCGCCCGGTCGCTGGCGTATTTCCGGGGCGAAGAGTACGACGGGGGGGCGCCGGACCTCTTTACCCGAGGCGCAATCGAGGACATCCACGAGCGCACCGAGGGCAACCCCCGCGAGGTCCGGATCGAGTGTCGCGAACTGTTCACCCGGGCCGCGTTCGTCTGGTACCGCACGGGCCAGGACATCGACCGCATCACGATCACGCCCGAACTCCGTCACCGCCGGTTCGGGATGAGCCGGTAAGCGGGCGGGAATCGCTGCCGAGCGCCGATCCGCCGAATACGTACTTAAACTGCCCACGGTACGCTCTCACATACCACTTTGGCGCCGTCTGTGACGGCCTCCCGGCACACCTCCAGTAGATTTATATAGAAGGACAATCAATCATCGTCCTGAACATGGCTCAACAGCAGATGGGCAACCAGCCCCTCATCGTACTCTCCGAGGAGTCCCAGCGGACATCCGGCAAAGACGCACAGTCGATGAACATCACGGCCGGCAAGGCCGTCGCCGAGTCCGTTCGGACCACACTCGGTCCGAAGGGGATGGACAAGATGCTCGTCGACAACTCCGGGTCCGTCGTCGTCACGAACGACGGCGTCACCATCCTCGACGAGATGGACATCGAACACCCCGCCGCGAACATGATCGTCGAGGTCGCCCAGACCCAGGAGGACGAGGTCGGGGACGGCACGACGACGGCCGTCGTCATCGCCGGTGAACTGCTCTCGAAGGCCGAGGAACTGCTCGACCAGGACATCCACGCCACCATCCTGGCCCAGGGGTACCGCCAGGCCGCCGAGAAGGCAAAGGAGATCCTCGAAGAGAACGCCATCGAGGTCGACGCCGACGACACCGAGACCCTGGAGAAGGTCGCCGGTACCGCCATGACCGGCAAGGGCGCCGAGTCCTCGAAGGACGTGCTGGCCGAACTCGTCGTCCGCGCGGCCCAGGCCGTCGCCGACGACGACGGCACCGTCGACACCGACAACGTCCAGGTCGAGACCGTCGTCGGCGGCGCCACGGACGAGTCCGAACTCGTCGAAGGCGTCATCGTCGACAAGGAGCGCGTTCACGACAACATGCCCTTCGCCGTCGAGGACGCCGACATCGCGCTGCTCGACACGGCTATCGAGGTCCCCGAGACCGAGCTGGACACCGAGGTCAACGTCACCGACCCCGACCAGCTCCAGCAGTTCCTCGACCAGGAAGAGGCCCAGCTCAAGGAGTACGTCGACAAGCTCGCCGAGGCCGGCGCCGATGTCGTCTTCTGCCAGAAGGGTATCGACGACATGGCCCAGCACTACCTCGCCCAGGAGGGCATCCTGGCGGTCCGCCGCGCCAAGAAGTCCGACATCGACGCGCTCTCGCGCTCGACGGGCGCCCGCATCGTCTCGAACATCGACGACATCACCAGCGAGGACCTCGGTTTCGCTGGCTCGGTCGCCCAGAAGGACATCGCCGGCGACGAGCGCATCTTCGTCGAGGAAGTCGAGGACGCAAAGGCCGTCACGATGATCCTGCGCGGCGGCACCGAACACGTCGTCGACGAAGTCGAGCGCGCCATCGAGGACTCGCTCGGCGTCGTCGCCGCCACGCTGGAGGACGGCAAGGTCCTGCCCGGCGGCGGTGCCCCCGAGACGGAACTGGCCCTCGGCCTGCGTGACCACGCCGACTCCGTCGGTGGGCGCGAGCAGCTCGCCGTCGAGGCCTTCGCCGACGCTATCGACGTGATCCCGCGCACCCTCGCCGAGAACGCGGGCCACGACCCCATCGACTCGCTGGTCGACCTGCGCTCCAAGCACGACGGTGGCGACATCGCCGCCGGTCTGGACGCCTACACCGGCGACATCGTCGACATGGAGGAGGACGGCGTCGTCGAGCCCCTCCGCGTGAAGACCCAGGCGATCGAATCCGCGACCGAAGCCGCAGTGATGATCCTGCGCATCGACGATGTCATCGCCGCTGGCGACCTCAAGGGTGGCCAGGGCGACGACGACGACGAGGAAGGCGGCCCAGGCGGCCCCGGCGGCGCACCCGGCGCCGGCGGCATGGGCGGCATGGGCGGCATGGGCGGCGGCATGGGCGGCATGATGTAGGAGCGGCGAGCGTAACGAGACGCTCCGAACACGCGAACGGGAGAAGCGACACGCGACCGAAACCCACGTTTTGCAGCTTTTTCGGACGCTTCGCGTCCTCAGTCGTGCTTCGCCGCTTTCGAACCGGCGCGCAGCGGGCCGGATGGCCCCGACTACTACCGTTCTGTCCCGCTTGCTGAGAGCGCCACTCTATTCGCACGTCTCCATAGCTGCACGGCTCGTGGTTGACTCCAGAGTCGCCCTCCGCCGAGCAGGCTCGCCTGCCCTGGCCACACTCGACTCAGACAGGTCTTTGTAGCGACCGGCCCTTGGTCCGCTGGATGCTCCGACTCGCCGTCGCGACCCAGGCGGAGACCTTCGAGCGGCTGCAGGACCCACTCTCCGAGCGCGGTATCGAGGTCGGCCACGTCGAGACCGCCGAACGGGCGATTCCGCTCGCCGGATCACCCTTCGAGGAGTACGACGTGGGCTTCGTCTACCCGTCACGGATCATGGAGGGGGCCGTCGCCGACGCGATGCTGGGGGTCCCGTGGGTCAACGACCGCGAGGCGATCCTGCGCTCGCGGAACAAGGCCGACGTGTTGACGCGACTCGGACGAGCGGACGTGCCGGTTCCCGAGACGGTCGTCGTGTCGAACCCGGCCGACGAAGCCGACCTCGCCGCCGCCTTCGAACGGATCGGACCGCCGGTCGTCGTCAAACCAAACTCCACGACCCGCGGCGTCGGTGTCACGATCGCTCACGACCTCGATTCCTTCCTGGGCATCGCGGACTACCTCGATCTGGTCCACGACTATCGCGCGACCGGCGACCGCTCTTTTCTCGTCCAGGCGTACCTCCCCGACGCCAGGGACTACCGGGCGATGGTCGTCGACGGCGAGTACGTCGGGGCCGTCGAGCGGCGACTCCCGGCCGACGACCGCGACCGGGGCCGCTGGAAGCACAACGTCCACCGCGGCGCCGAGGCGACGGGCGTCACACTCCCCAGGGAGCACCGCCGACTGGCCGAGCGAGCGGCTGACGTACTCGACATCGACTATCTCGGTGTGGACCTGCTCGTCACCGACGACCGTGCGGTCGTCAACGAGACCAACGCCAGACCGACCATCGACAGCGCGACGAAGTACGAAGCGGGGTTCTGGGACGATCTAGCGGGACTGATCGAGCGGACCGCACAGCGGTGAGTATCTCGCGAGCGAAACGGGCACACCGGACGAAATAAAAAGCGACCGTCAGAGCTCGATGTCTGCCGAGTCCTCTTCGCGGTCGAAGGTAACTTCGAGGATCCCGTTGTTGTACGTCGCCGAGGCGGAGTGTTCGTCGACGCGGCTGGGGAGCGTGAGCCGTTCGTGGTACTCCCGGTCGTGGCTGCCGGCGTCGATGGTCAGTACCGTGCCGTCACACTTCAGGTCGATCGCCTCCTTCTGGACGCCGGGTACGTCGGCGACGACGCGGACCTCGTCGTCGGTTTCGTGGACATCGACGTGGATGTTCCCGCCGTCGGTACTCGTATCACGGTCGATGTGGACATCCCCCTCGGCCCCCATCATCTCGTCCATCATCCGTTCGATCTCCCGGAAGAACTCGTCGAACGGGTCGTCGTCGTCACGCTTCATTACTACTCCACGGTAGGGTCGTCCGTCCCAAAAGCCTTCTGACGGGGTCAGTATCTCGCGGTCGGGGTGTCGACCTCCGGGGAACTCCTGTGGGAAACGGTCGCACCGATCGCGTTCTGTTCGGTACATAACGCGCACAAACGAACAGTATCCCGCGCCAACTCCGAAAACTCTTTACTCTGAACCGGCGGGGTTCTAGGCGGTATGAGCGACCCAGTTCGCGTCGGCCTCAACGGCTTCGGCCGGATCGGCCGGAACGTATTCCGTGCTTCGCTGGAGAACGACAACGTCGAGATCGTCGGGATCAACGACGT from Haloarcula pelagica carries:
- a CDS encoding acyl-CoA thioester hydrolase/BAAT C-terminal domain-containing protein produces the protein MDGPTTHVDRRTLLRSLSAGGAATLAGCTDPLTTDGGSETPRIEIESGRRRDARLVPTLVGFVPETDVTVTARATDAEDRTWRSRAVVTTDRQGTASLASTAPAAGSYAGARSMGLVWSMGLTYRRPPTYFVQDGPEQTVTLSARVGDEVVAERTVTRVFAPDGVTHERVRDEDRGLVGHYFEPPGEGPHPGVVALHGNGNSPLTNFGRMLAARGFAVLAPRWFGEEEPIPDQLVEIPLSSARAMATWLQSREAVTDRIGVLGHSKGAEFALMAASRYDVFDGVVAIAPNAFAFMAPGMVSAGPSWAVDGEPVPTLSRSGNSEIRRKEGRLVIADQIRADLSAADQAQLDRAAIPVEQITGDVLLVGGLDDTIWPMEEMIPRLTARLDTESFQHRVASLVYDEAGHVITVPHKPTTYHHLGGQLYLGGQPEPAAAAEADAWPRIVRWFRDALSGSAQ
- a CDS encoding KH domain-containing protein, translating into MQHVKIPQDRIGVLIGDGGETMREIEERAEVRLDIDSEDGSVKVETVGDPVTALKGPDIVKAIGRGFAPDDALALLDDDMMMFELIDIEAASRNKNDFRRQKGRLIGEGGRTRELMQELSGAAVVIYGSTLGIIGGPEQVDAVREAAEMLLDGAPHGSVYSFLERKHNEMKHKGLEYHQFTG
- the thsA gene encoding thermosome subunit alpha translates to MGNQPLIVLSEESQRTSGKDAQSMNITAGKAVAESVRTTLGPKGMDKMLVDNSGSVVVTNDGVTILDEMDIEHPAANMIVEVAQTQEDEVGDGTTTAVVIAGELLSKAEELLDQDIHATILAQGYRQAAEKAKEILEENAIEVDADDTETLEKVAGTAMTGKGAESSKDVLAELVVRAAQAVADDDGTVDTDNVQVETVVGGATDESELVEGVIVDKERVHDNMPFAVEDADIALLDTAIEVPETELDTEVNVTDPDQLQQFLDQEEAQLKEYVDKLAEAGADVVFCQKGIDDMAQHYLAQEGILAVRRAKKSDIDALSRSTGARIVSNIDDITSEDLGFAGSVAQKDIAGDERIFVEEVEDAKAVTMILRGGTEHVVDEVERAIEDSLGVVAATLEDGKVLPGGGAPETELALGLRDHADSVGGREQLAVEAFADAIDVIPRTLAENAGHDPIDSLVDLRSKHDGGDIAAGLDAYTGDIVDMEEDGVVEPLRVKTQAIESATEAAVMILRIDDVIAAGDLKGGQGDDDDEEGGPGGPGGAPGAGGMGGMGGMGGGMGGMM
- a CDS encoding PQQ-binding-like beta-propeller repeat protein, with the translated sequence MRDTDDAEATTREPATATANPTPPTSRSGADWPGHRRGPRNSASVPEAAGPQSKPTAVGRISAEEAELGSVAVVGGTVYAADDSGGVRAFDAATGRQRWHTPGTGTIFEAPAVADGTVVVGAGNAGVRALDAETGADQWSWSVGERVASSPTIADGTVYAGRDTLAALELDSGSVRWRRRFERSTGTPAVSGETVAVPTAEGALVGLDRATGDRRFRFSSVARVLRRVVIVARSAYVAASDGRLHAIQLDTGEQRWATAIVELPEGRNALPYWPAIAGSTLITAAGIERDDVTFVGLDMADGSTRWTWSPDSLASAPVAAGSTVYVNLQGRLSARSAADGSELWTTEQRRIPPELALSGGRLYATGGSVQVFGAE
- a CDS encoding Hsp20/alpha crystallin family protein, coding for MKRDDDDPFDEFFREIERMMDEMMGAEGDVHIDRDTSTDGGNIHVDVHETDDEVRVVADVPGVQKEAIDLKCDGTVLTIDAGSHDREYHERLTLPSRVDEHSASATYNNGILEVTFDREEDSADIEL
- a CDS encoding DUF7351 domain-containing protein, with product MDGEREDGEGRPAVAAATFSLLANEHRMAIMRALAAPGEDGHDPAGLTDRQVYTADAVGPPTKSYSELKAATDIRDNGQFNYHLNELLGTFVRKADDRYRLTWLGLLADHMASTKLETDGVGRAFDADADCLACGATLRAVYTDEQFFELSCPDCGIGYEQMHVAARGVESHTDAGLLRAVASRAHHERGIFATGVCPRCSGSVERRVVLPPDADRARTVPQPLVYCRCTACHAPDFPTVGSLLLAHPAVVGFYHDHGVDLRRTRPWTLPFAASDAAVTVESSDPTRLSVRARRDGETLVVAVDETGAVRGVERDRQ
- a CDS encoding AAA family ATPase is translated as MRTDADSDSVTDGVLLDQLEEVEQRLLSFGEALGGPAEDVTDLPFTEEAGLDHMPEPLYVRHDTEMLNQVTSWLLQDQHIGLVSPYGSGKSAFREIVLRDLGKHDRFVVTHLDNPGETTARKLYQTILTAGYSAGYSVDFGRYSQVRNGIPWATADAKQAVREVVRRVREDDRTLLLVVDEIEVLDADLLSPLQVAGDAGVRLFLSGTPEGKRRVAEIRGTLDSRLRYYEGIDPFSPSDIAEYIARSLAYFRGEEYDGGAPDLFTRGAIEDIHERTEGNPREVRIECRELFTRAAFVWYRTGQDIDRITITPELRHRRFGMSR
- a CDS encoding ATP-grasp domain-containing protein, which gives rise to MLRLAVATQAETFERLQDPLSERGIEVGHVETAERAIPLAGSPFEEYDVGFVYPSRIMEGAVADAMLGVPWVNDREAILRSRNKADVLTRLGRADVPVPETVVVSNPADEADLAAAFERIGPPVVVKPNSTTRGVGVTIAHDLDSFLGIADYLDLVHDYRATGDRSFLVQAYLPDARDYRAMVVDGEYVGAVERRLPADDRDRGRWKHNVHRGAEATGVTLPREHRRLAERAADVLDIDYLGVDLLVTDDRAVVNETNARPTIDSATKYEAGFWDDLAGLIERTAQR
- a CDS encoding PQQ-binding-like beta-propeller repeat protein, coding for MGSSSEGSDEPRRVSRRRLLASVATTLGTAGIGGCLRSDIQGTTATPTGRPETAAATPTPGARSETAVPETPTETRTAFETPEPNRAIAGEWSTAYYDAQNTAYAADATGPGVDAETKWRADIDANIFPGAGPAVVDNTVLMGVYGGALLAFDGRDGSERWRASVGDDVYATPAVADGTAVFGSVGGKIHAVSVRDGSEQWAHEIGYPPNVPVTIVDDTVYAVVEYGYTEGAVIAVDLATGRRQWRTDTGTQMAATPAVADGTVYVGSGDTMYALDAATGQEQWTSTGNGGRYRTATVDGGRVYVTTGDGNVLAFDRDDGATQWSRSIGTEIPVGPARSPAGVVVADESGTVRLLTPSDGTVRWSTSLGTRRLVRGHPTVTPEAVYVGNYRIDLADGTVRGTVGPGQSAHQSVVAGGTLLYTVRGQLVAVQTEEPPA